The proteins below are encoded in one region of Phycisphaerales bacterium:
- a CDS encoding PA14 domain-containing protein yields MSSLHWVTVKFLLLILGCSLTVFSCSKPPPPPTVGGLALVAHANCLACHQAGEFAPSDLVTGMMPGPRLDQVGARLSPEYLYDFLVNPSAVKPGTPMPNVLHGLEVHILDSTVGDLVQYLVARGGPLLDTDTEIDAYLVAEGQGLYETIGCVPCHDAGIDPTRLARQTTHASLSKFLKDPNHIRPGGRMPDLSLTQSEADAIAAYLLREQAGEQLSPLPGLRWFAYEGHFDDGPLELDGLEPVDSGVADRITAGPAPREDHFALRFQGTIEIPQEGTYVFATNSDDGSWLWIDGQLVVDNGGIHGMAWQEEEIELSAGLHEIRVEMFEGSGGQGLEVFWSGPGFEERLLEGESLRHLGTRLVAPSGAITLDPARVDRGQTYFVTFGCAQCHEPEAHDQSVYRSATSWQNLPATMTGCLAEKPPLMLPAYPFTDEARQAVLGVLAARGAIPGGISPQTEVAWRMTALGCGACHVREGIPHQPSDKAMLAFVSTVELGDEGRVPPNLTDVGHKLEKPWIDHVLATGQKVRPGMSTRMPRYAPQQIQAFASLLEEADSTPRDTVQPVFQLEDVEIGRQIVGTSGLSCTTCHDVAGHQASGVSSVDLAGIHGRIRPGWFHEFMMDPMSKNAQTRMPKYFSKDAAIFPHLAGGNPEQQIDAIWNYCSLGASMPLPDGVNVDRGEFDIVPVDEPRVVGVFMDAVSPRTLAVGYPEKLHFAFDAQSARLAQVWRGEFINTQGTWEGRAGELEFPDGADLKVMPAGPALARLEDLETVWPEADDASWQMASVSYDAKRRPSFLYKLDEVTTRELPLPVVHRGGTRLVRHFEVRSSQAEEGLYLRAAVADEIREASTAKFQVGEQEWIFLQGSGGVVRQMGSQQELLVPLEFLYDGENEAGDYVANLTVEMAW; encoded by the coding sequence GTGAGTTCTCTACACTGGGTGACTGTGAAGTTCTTGCTTCTTATTTTGGGCTGCTCGCTCACTGTCTTTTCATGTAGCAAGCCCCCGCCACCCCCAACCGTCGGCGGGCTGGCTCTGGTTGCTCATGCGAACTGTCTTGCTTGTCATCAGGCAGGGGAATTTGCTCCTTCTGATCTGGTGACAGGAATGATGCCAGGCCCTCGGCTTGATCAGGTTGGGGCTCGGCTTTCTCCTGAATATCTGTATGACTTCTTGGTGAATCCATCAGCGGTTAAGCCAGGCACGCCCATGCCCAACGTGCTGCATGGTCTAGAGGTGCATATTTTAGATAGCACTGTCGGGGATCTGGTTCAATACCTTGTCGCTCGCGGTGGCCCACTCTTAGACACCGATACTGAAATCGATGCATACTTAGTTGCGGAAGGGCAAGGACTCTATGAAACAATTGGATGTGTGCCTTGTCATGATGCGGGGATTGATCCAACTCGTTTAGCACGCCAGACGACACATGCAAGCCTCTCAAAGTTCTTGAAAGATCCAAATCACATACGTCCTGGTGGTCGCATGCCTGACCTAAGCCTGACTCAATCAGAGGCAGATGCAATTGCTGCGTATCTTTTGCGAGAGCAAGCTGGTGAACAACTGTCGCCGCTTCCTGGCCTTCGATGGTTTGCCTATGAGGGACATTTTGATGATGGTCCACTAGAGCTTGACGGTTTAGAGCCGGTTGATAGCGGCGTTGCTGATCGTATTACAGCGGGGCCAGCGCCTCGGGAGGATCACTTCGCGCTTCGCTTCCAAGGCACCATTGAGATACCCCAAGAGGGCACTTATGTATTTGCAACAAACAGTGATGATGGATCATGGCTTTGGATAGATGGGCAATTGGTGGTTGATAATGGCGGCATTCATGGAATGGCATGGCAAGAAGAAGAAATTGAGTTAAGTGCAGGCTTGCATGAGATCAGAGTGGAAATGTTTGAGGGTAGCGGCGGGCAAGGGCTGGAAGTCTTCTGGTCCGGCCCGGGATTTGAAGAAAGACTATTAGAGGGTGAATCACTTCGTCATCTAGGTACGAGGCTGGTCGCACCATCTGGAGCCATCACACTTGACCCGGCTCGTGTGGATCGAGGTCAAACGTACTTCGTCACGTTTGGTTGTGCCCAATGTCATGAACCCGAGGCTCATGATCAATCTGTTTACCGATCGGCCACTTCATGGCAGAATTTGCCAGCAACAATGACGGGATGTCTTGCAGAGAAGCCACCATTAATGTTGCCAGCCTATCCATTTACTGATGAAGCGCGTCAGGCAGTGCTGGGTGTGTTGGCGGCACGCGGCGCAATACCCGGGGGGATAAGTCCTCAAACAGAAGTGGCCTGGCGGATGACGGCCCTTGGCTGTGGGGCATGCCATGTACGCGAGGGTATTCCACATCAACCATCAGATAAAGCGATGCTCGCATTTGTTTCAACTGTTGAGCTTGGTGATGAAGGGCGTGTGCCGCCAAATTTAACAGATGTCGGTCACAAGTTAGAAAAGCCGTGGATTGATCATGTCTTGGCCACTGGACAAAAGGTAAGGCCTGGCATGTCTACGCGAATGCCTCGTTATGCGCCCCAGCAGATACAGGCCTTCGCATCTTTGTTAGAAGAGGCAGACTCAACTCCACGTGATACAGTCCAGCCAGTATTCCAGCTAGAAGATGTAGAGATTGGCCGGCAAATAGTTGGAACATCTGGATTGTCTTGTACGACGTGCCATGATGTGGCTGGTCACCAAGCATCAGGCGTATCTTCTGTCGATCTGGCGGGGATACATGGGCGGATCAGGCCCGGTTGGTTTCATGAATTCATGATGGATCCGATGTCAAAGAATGCTCAGACTCGAATGCCTAAGTACTTTTCAAAGGATGCGGCCATCTTTCCTCATCTTGCTGGGGGTAATCCAGAGCAGCAGATTGATGCCATATGGAACTACTGTTCGTTGGGAGCATCGATGCCATTGCCTGATGGGGTCAATGTTGATCGGGGGGAATTCGATATTGTCCCAGTTGATGAGCCCCGTGTGGTCGGTGTATTTATGGACGCGGTAAGTCCTCGGACCCTGGCAGTTGGCTACCCCGAGAAGCTCCATTTTGCCTTTGATGCTCAGTCTGCGCGCTTGGCACAAGTGTGGCGAGGTGAGTTCATCAATACGCAAGGTACTTGGGAGGGAAGAGCTGGGGAACTGGAGTTTCCAGATGGCGCTGACCTTAAGGTCATGCCAGCTGGGCCAGCGTTAGCGCGACTCGAAGATCTTGAGACTGTTTGGCCAGAGGCTGACGACGCATCTTGGCAGATGGCATCTGTTTCATATGATGCCAAGCGACGCCCTAGTTTTCTTTATAAATTAGATGAGGTGACCACGAGAGAGTTGCCTTTGCCTGTCGTGCATCGTGGTGGCACTCGGCTCGTGCGTCACTTTGAAGTTCGTTCTTCTCAGGCTGAAGAGGGGCTTTATCTTAGGGCAGCAGTTGCTGACGAAATACGTGAAGCCTCAACAGCTAAATTTCAAGTAGGTGAGCAGGAATGGATTTTCTTGCAAGGATCTGGAGGTGTTGTGCGTCAGATGGGATCGCAGCAAGAGCTTCTTGTGCCACTGGAATTTTTGTATGACGGTGAGAATGAGGCTGGTGATTATGTAGCAAACTTGACAGTGGAGATGGCGTGGTGA
- a CDS encoding FdhF/YdeP family oxidoreductase, whose translation MKKNENNDVRDVSIESGVSSEKLTIKPSMKHAAGVHAVTAAMQHQSREPGLLRGLKVLSNINQKDGFDCPSCAWPDPDQDRSIFEYCENGAKAVASEATRKRITPEFFKTHSINELSRQSDHWLEKQGRITHPMLLDHNRTHYQPISWEDAYALIGEEIKSLDDPNEALFYTSGRASNEASFVYQLFVRALGTNNLPDCSNMCHESSGVALGETIGIGKGTVRLEDFEEAGAIFVIGQNPATNHPRMLSALQKAARNGTKIVSVNPLPEAGLIGFRHPQELKGMLGVTTPLASLHLPVRLGGDQALFQGIAKLLIERDGGAHSKIDHAFIAEHTKGFETLKDQVANLQWPTLEELSGLSRKQIEAAADIITESKGTIYCWAMGLTQHVHSVPTLQQIVNVCLLCGDIGRPGAGLCPVRGHSNVQGNRTMGIGHNMPEAFLDALDKTCHFSAPRKRGLDVVESIMAMQDGRAHVLVALGGNFLSASPDTGFTAKAIQRCRLTVQISTKLNRSHLVTGQRALILPCRGRTETDQQASGTQYITVEDSMSKVHRSHGQLEPASPDLRSEVSIICHMAAATLGPLNPVPWLELTGDYNKIRDLIGKVVPDCEDYTRRSSTSEGFYLPVPPRDRWFVSPDGLARFMCAEPFAPHAEGEELLLATLRSHDQFNTTIYGLHDRYRGIHGDRRVIFMNKDDMAARSLKARQHVNITCNIEGRTRCVQNFSVVPYDIPAGCVGAYYPETNMLVPLERTAQGSNTPISKSVPVTVQAVT comes from the coding sequence TTGAAAAAGAACGAGAACAATGACGTCCGTGATGTCTCGATCGAATCAGGGGTGTCCTCTGAGAAACTGACCATTAAGCCGTCAATGAAACATGCCGCTGGAGTACATGCCGTCACAGCGGCGATGCAACACCAGTCACGTGAACCGGGCCTCCTTCGTGGACTCAAAGTGCTCTCAAACATCAACCAAAAGGATGGCTTCGACTGCCCTAGTTGCGCATGGCCAGATCCAGATCAGGATCGGTCTATCTTTGAGTACTGCGAAAACGGCGCCAAAGCAGTGGCTTCAGAAGCAACACGCAAACGGATCACACCCGAATTTTTCAAAACACACAGCATCAACGAGCTGTCACGACAGTCGGATCACTGGCTTGAAAAACAAGGCAGAATCACCCATCCAATGCTTCTTGATCACAACAGAACGCACTACCAGCCAATCTCTTGGGAGGATGCCTACGCGCTTATCGGAGAGGAAATAAAATCGCTTGATGATCCGAATGAGGCGCTTTTCTATACCTCTGGCCGCGCCAGCAATGAAGCCTCTTTTGTCTACCAGCTCTTCGTAAGAGCCCTAGGCACCAATAACCTGCCTGACTGCTCAAACATGTGCCATGAATCAAGTGGCGTTGCCCTAGGTGAAACAATTGGCATCGGAAAGGGAACGGTGCGACTGGAAGACTTCGAAGAAGCAGGCGCTATTTTTGTCATCGGACAGAATCCTGCCACGAATCACCCCCGAATGCTCAGCGCTTTACAAAAAGCCGCCCGCAATGGCACCAAGATCGTGTCCGTCAATCCACTTCCTGAAGCCGGTCTCATTGGCTTTCGACATCCCCAGGAACTAAAGGGCATGCTTGGGGTTACCACCCCACTTGCAAGCCTGCACCTGCCGGTACGTCTCGGCGGCGACCAAGCGCTCTTTCAAGGCATTGCCAAATTACTTATCGAACGAGATGGGGGCGCTCATAGCAAGATTGATCATGCATTTATTGCGGAGCACACCAAAGGATTTGAAACACTCAAAGATCAGGTTGCCAATCTGCAATGGCCAACCCTCGAGGAACTGAGCGGGCTTAGCCGCAAGCAAATTGAAGCGGCAGCTGACATTATTACTGAATCAAAAGGCACTATTTATTGCTGGGCAATGGGTCTCACACAACATGTCCATTCAGTCCCAACTCTACAACAAATTGTCAACGTATGTTTGCTTTGCGGAGACATTGGCCGCCCAGGGGCGGGCCTCTGCCCAGTAAGAGGACACAGTAATGTGCAGGGCAATCGCACCATGGGCATTGGCCACAATATGCCAGAAGCGTTTCTTGATGCGCTCGACAAAACGTGCCATTTTTCAGCACCACGCAAACGAGGCTTGGATGTTGTCGAGTCAATTATGGCAATGCAAGATGGCCGAGCCCATGTACTGGTTGCGCTCGGCGGTAATTTTCTATCCGCTTCGCCTGATACAGGATTCACAGCCAAGGCGATTCAACGATGCCGCCTCACTGTGCAAATATCAACCAAGCTTAATCGCTCACACCTTGTCACCGGACAGCGTGCGCTGATTCTTCCCTGCAGAGGCCGAACCGAGACTGATCAACAAGCAAGCGGCACACAGTACATCACCGTCGAAGACTCGATGAGCAAAGTTCACCGTTCGCATGGACAGCTGGAACCAGCATCACCTGACCTCCGCAGCGAGGTATCAATCATCTGTCATATGGCCGCAGCAACACTTGGCCCACTCAATCCAGTCCCCTGGCTCGAACTGACTGGCGACTACAACAAGATCCGTGACCTTATTGGCAAGGTCGTGCCTGATTGTGAAGATTACACACGCAGAAGCTCGACCTCTGAAGGTTTTTACCTACCGGTGCCCCCTCGTGATCGTTGGTTCGTGTCACCTGATGGCCTGGCTCGGTTTATGTGCGCCGAGCCGTTTGCGCCTCATGCCGAAGGCGAAGAGCTTCTACTGGCCACACTTCGCAGCCATGATCAATTCAACACTACTATTTACGGACTCCATGACCGCTACCGTGGAATACACGGAGATCGCCGCGTCATCTTCATGAACAAAGATGACATGGCCGCCCGATCACTCAAAGCTCGGCAACATGTCAACATCACCTGCAATATCGAAGGCCGAACTCGCTGCGTACAGAACTTTAGCGTCGTTCCCTACGATATACCCGCTGGCTGCGTAGGCGCCTATTACCCGGAAACAAACATGCTTGTCCCACTAGAGCGGACAGCGCAAGGCAGCAATACACCAATCTCTAAGTCAGTTCCGGTGACTGTTCAAGCTGTAACGTAA
- a CDS encoding sigma-70 family RNA polymerase sigma factor, with the protein MQDSAPSRDPKAVFEILMRENADRLMIFLRATVRDSAVVDDLFQETMLTAWRRLDDFDRNRPFGPWLRGIGARLVMAHFRKTKRDFMLIDQPVLERISQQMNQLDESSRHSFDESIEQLRDCIKSLPEKLGTAISARYLNDHSMLQAAGQLGISQEATKKRLQRARTQLLECMQRKEVLAREIA; encoded by the coding sequence ATGCAAGACTCCGCTCCATCAAGAGATCCAAAAGCTGTCTTTGAAATCCTCATGCGCGAGAATGCTGACCGGCTCATGATCTTTCTCAGGGCAACGGTCCGCGACTCAGCGGTCGTCGATGATCTATTCCAAGAAACCATGCTGACCGCATGGCGCCGGCTCGATGACTTTGACCGTAACCGCCCCTTTGGCCCTTGGCTGCGTGGAATCGGGGCCCGCTTAGTGATGGCCCACTTCCGAAAAACCAAGCGCGATTTCATGCTTATTGATCAACCAGTTCTTGAGCGTATTAGCCAACAGATGAATCAGCTTGATGAAAGTTCGCGGCACAGCTTTGATGAATCAATTGAACAACTAAGAGATTGCATAAAGTCCCTGCCTGAAAAATTAGGAACGGCGATCTCAGCTCGATACCTCAATGACCACAGCATGCTGCAAGCTGCTGGACAACTAGGCATATCTCAAGAAGCAACAAAAAAACGACTCCAGAGAGCACGCACACAGCTACTGGAATGCATGCAGCGAAAAGAAGTACTGGCCAGGGAAATAGCATGA
- a CDS encoding alpha/beta hydrolase produces MMGRLLFKCYASAESRHFGARHQSQYVGQHRWAFYESGPDDGHPIIVFHGLATDKTMMLPVCKQLMDRHKLILPDVPPFGEHSVDSSICYDESFYIKALWGFIDSIVPEPNKPVTLMGSSMGGCLAVLLALARPQDVDRLVLFAPAGVMAPEPSPFIKKAQADHSQLLIRDLDTFDSFLSVVFRNPPRLPKLLRWCVAAKFAQEMDRVLKVYADFREMLFDGIRHRLGEISVPTQLLWGTHDDMLDSSTADIFEQAVTDIEVIRLINEGHVMFRENPQATFQEVRRFLR; encoded by the coding sequence ATGATGGGCCGGCTGTTATTTAAGTGTTATGCCAGCGCAGAATCGCGTCATTTTGGTGCCCGGCATCAAAGTCAATATGTTGGGCAGCATCGGTGGGCGTTCTATGAGTCTGGTCCAGATGATGGTCATCCCATTATCGTGTTTCATGGTCTGGCAACCGACAAAACAATGATGCTTCCAGTATGCAAGCAGCTTATGGATCGTCATAAACTCATTCTTCCTGATGTTCCGCCTTTTGGTGAGCACAGTGTTGACTCATCGATTTGTTATGACGAATCTTTCTATATCAAGGCACTATGGGGTTTTATTGATTCAATTGTGCCAGAGCCAAACAAACCCGTCACGCTCATGGGTTCATCAATGGGTGGTTGCTTGGCAGTTCTGCTGGCCTTGGCTCGGCCACAGGATGTTGACCGACTCGTGCTTTTTGCACCAGCGGGTGTCATGGCTCCGGAGCCATCACCGTTTATTAAAAAAGCTCAAGCCGACCACTCGCAACTTCTGATTCGAGATCTGGATACCTTTGATTCCTTTTTGTCGGTTGTATTTCGAAACCCGCCCCGATTACCCAAGCTATTGCGGTGGTGTGTCGCAGCAAAGTTTGCTCAGGAAATGGATCGCGTGCTGAAAGTCTATGCAGATTTTAGAGAGATGCTTTTTGATGGAATTCGCCATCGGCTTGGCGAGATCTCAGTGCCCACTCAGCTATTGTGGGGCACCCATGACGACATGCTCGATAGCTCCACGGCTGATATTTTTGAGCAGGCAGTCACTGATATTGAGGTGATCCGGCTGATCAATGAGGGGCACGTCATGTTCCGCGAGAATCCACAAGCCACCTTCCAAGAGGTCAGGCGGTTCCTGAGATAG
- a CDS encoding glutamine synthetase family protein: protein MVHHDLNSLAQQNIEMVRLLWCDLVGITRGIAHRIDGLQASPWAPFATVEMALGVMVDQPKLDCPIPTTGQVFLHLDESSLRVLPYAPGHASAYGNLLDENAQPWQFCPRTFLQRQVERLGQMGLQMQAAFESEFVLFTPTEEGLSPTDHHSYASVQSLNMKYAVLEAMRAALTVQDIKVLGLLAESASGQHEVVIEHSDLLQAADQQLVVRETVHAIAHQHGMVASFLPVLFSEEGGNGSHVHFSLWRDGVNVTGDPESASGLSSWTQHFMAGVLRHLPSMLAVTTPTTNSFRRLQPGHWSGAFQGWGFNNRGMPLRVPTQPAPKLPSNIEFKSCDATANPYLALGVLLAAGMNGLEESSVLGKPVPTFPEAMSSEDLKALGAVRLPDSLAKSLNHFEENRVFAKAMGDDLFESYLGIKRDEVKMFSSLSLEDEIECLLDRH, encoded by the coding sequence GTGGTCCATCATGATCTAAACTCGCTGGCGCAACAGAATATTGAGATGGTGAGGCTGTTGTGGTGTGATCTTGTCGGTATTACTCGTGGTATCGCCCATCGGATTGATGGACTTCAGGCATCGCCATGGGCACCATTTGCAACAGTCGAAATGGCTTTGGGTGTCATGGTTGATCAGCCAAAGTTGGACTGCCCGATACCCACGACTGGTCAGGTATTTCTTCATCTTGATGAGTCGAGCCTGAGGGTGCTGCCCTATGCACCTGGACATGCCAGCGCTTATGGGAATCTGCTGGATGAAAATGCTCAGCCATGGCAATTCTGCCCGCGTACTTTTCTCCAGCGGCAGGTTGAAAGGCTCGGCCAGATGGGGCTCCAGATGCAGGCAGCTTTTGAGAGTGAATTCGTGCTGTTTACGCCAACTGAGGAAGGCTTGTCTCCAACAGACCATCATTCATATGCGTCGGTGCAATCACTCAATATGAAATACGCGGTACTTGAGGCTATGAGGGCTGCCCTCACAGTACAGGACATCAAGGTATTAGGATTGTTGGCAGAGTCAGCTTCTGGCCAGCATGAGGTTGTTATTGAGCATTCAGATCTTCTTCAGGCTGCTGATCAGCAGCTAGTCGTGCGCGAGACCGTGCATGCGATAGCACATCAGCATGGAATGGTCGCATCATTTTTGCCCGTTTTATTTTCTGAAGAGGGCGGTAATGGTTCGCATGTTCACTTCAGTCTCTGGCGCGATGGGGTCAATGTTACTGGTGATCCGGAAAGTGCCTCAGGTCTTTCCAGTTGGACCCAACATTTTATGGCGGGTGTATTGAGGCATCTGCCGTCGATGCTGGCAGTGACCACACCAACAACGAATTCATTTCGTAGGCTGCAGCCAGGGCATTGGAGCGGTGCTTTCCAAGGGTGGGGCTTTAACAACAGAGGTATGCCGCTTCGGGTTCCGACACAACCGGCGCCAAAGCTTCCTTCAAATATCGAATTCAAGTCGTGTGATGCGACAGCGAATCCTTACTTAGCCTTAGGGGTACTGCTTGCTGCGGGAATGAATGGCCTTGAAGAAAGCAGTGTGCTGGGTAAGCCGGTTCCAACTTTTCCAGAAGCAATGTCTTCTGAAGATCTTAAGGCACTGGGGGCTGTCAGGCTGCCTGATTCGCTGGCGAAATCACTCAATCACTTTGAAGAAAATCGTGTCTTTGCAAAGGCTATGGGTGATGATCTCTTTGAGTCTTATCTTGGTATCAAGCGTGATGAGGTGAAAATGTTCTCATCCCTTTCACTTGAAGATGAAATTGAGTGTCTTTTAGATCGGCATTGA
- a CDS encoding DUF6263 family protein, whose translation MKLPIVFALTMLFGASTALAQNTPPVPGGDAPTTQADAKAPASDMKITVLKVGENPAELRMKPVAGTDVTLTVTTKMSMTTKMGDNALPAQSIPTLVMTLKQSVESVDPDGTAHCKVTFTAFQVKQEAGDTPGIGDMIDKMMKGLINLSGDFTISDRGISSPVNWVFGPDVAPMIRSQMESMSQSMDQFSLPLPKEAIGEGGQWKIVGQIDTQGIKLEQTRTVTLNKRNQSILDLTIDVSQTAKPQDVSMPGGQKMHVDSMSATGTGQVTVDLAMLGATSGMSEVKSHSKMEIEAGPGGKQTLVQDASITVKIDTAPSTSS comes from the coding sequence ATGAAGCTACCCATTGTCTTTGCCCTGACCATGCTATTTGGAGCATCAACCGCGCTGGCTCAGAATACGCCACCAGTGCCAGGAGGCGATGCGCCGACTACCCAAGCTGATGCCAAAGCCCCTGCATCGGATATGAAAATCACAGTTCTGAAGGTTGGAGAGAATCCCGCAGAATTGCGAATGAAGCCCGTGGCTGGTACGGATGTGACGCTTACAGTCACAACCAAGATGTCGATGACGACGAAAATGGGTGACAATGCCCTGCCTGCACAATCAATTCCAACATTGGTCATGACACTTAAACAGTCAGTCGAGTCAGTTGATCCTGATGGCACTGCACACTGCAAAGTTACATTTACTGCATTCCAGGTCAAACAGGAGGCAGGTGATACGCCAGGAATTGGTGACATGATTGATAAGATGATGAAGGGTCTGATCAATCTAAGTGGTGACTTTACGATCAGTGATCGCGGCATCTCTTCCCCTGTTAATTGGGTCTTTGGTCCAGATGTTGCGCCAATGATCCGTTCTCAAATGGAGAGTATGTCGCAGTCGATGGATCAATTCAGTCTGCCGCTTCCAAAAGAAGCGATTGGTGAAGGTGGTCAGTGGAAGATCGTTGGTCAGATAGATACGCAGGGCATTAAGCTAGAGCAAACACGGACAGTGACACTCAATAAGCGAAATCAATCAATTCTTGATTTGACAATTGATGTTAGTCAGACTGCGAAGCCACAGGATGTCTCTATGCCAGGCGGCCAGAAGATGCATGTAGATAGCATGTCAGCGACTGGTACGGGGCAGGTGACTGTTGATTTGGCAATGCTTGGGGCTACAAGCGGTATGTCTGAGGTGAAATCTCATTCGAAGATGGAAATAGAGGCTGGCCCTGGAGGGAAGCAGACATTAGTTCAGGATGCGAGTATTACAGTAAAGATCGATACCGCACCTTCAACGAGTTCATAA
- a CDS encoding alanine racemase, which yields MLTPALTIHLPLVRHNINCLIQALSGDVSRWRPHLKTTKIPKIYQMLCLAGVRHFKCATTREAHTLLQVLSDLKIDDADLLIAHPLACSELERLKQLAEEFPKTIVSVLCEDLETIDALGPSIGVFIDVNSGMNRSGMPLEDEQTIFSIVRKSGDRFRGIHFYEGHIRNEEASTRRRLAFDGYARLVCLLNNLRDENLPCPEVLTSGTLSFLDAIAYGPFELLDGTNHRISPGTVVFHDAQSQRALQNLDLRPAALLRTRAISQPTTDTITTNAGSKSIAAEIGDPCCVALEYPDLTAMHPSEEHLPFRTHGEVPKRGELLSLIPEHICPTVNLAEEAVLIDENGSFSIAQVSARAHEIMLTKS from the coding sequence ATGCTGACTCCAGCATTAACAATTCATCTGCCACTCGTTCGCCATAATATCAACTGCCTTATTCAAGCCCTATCGGGAGACGTCAGTCGCTGGCGCCCCCACTTGAAGACCACAAAAATTCCTAAGATCTATCAGATGCTGTGTCTCGCGGGCGTCCGACACTTTAAGTGCGCCACGACACGCGAAGCCCACACCCTACTGCAAGTGCTATCTGATCTTAAGATCGATGATGCTGACCTACTGATCGCGCATCCTCTAGCGTGTTCTGAACTTGAACGGCTCAAACAACTCGCAGAAGAATTCCCCAAGACCATCGTAAGCGTCCTATGCGAAGACTTGGAAACAATTGATGCCCTTGGACCTTCTATTGGCGTGTTTATTGATGTCAACTCTGGCATGAACCGTAGCGGCATGCCACTGGAAGATGAGCAGACCATATTTTCAATCGTGAGAAAGAGCGGCGATCGCTTTCGAGGCATCCATTTTTACGAAGGCCATATTCGAAACGAAGAAGCTTCTACGCGCCGCAGGCTTGCATTTGATGGGTATGCACGGCTTGTCTGTTTACTTAACAATCTAAGAGATGAAAATTTGCCATGCCCTGAAGTACTCACCAGCGGTACTTTGAGTTTTCTTGACGCGATTGCCTATGGGCCCTTCGAACTACTGGACGGTACCAATCACCGAATCTCACCCGGTACCGTGGTTTTCCATGACGCCCAAAGCCAACGAGCCCTTCAGAATTTAGATCTACGCCCCGCTGCACTTCTACGTACAAGAGCCATCAGCCAACCCACCACGGATACCATTACAACAAATGCGGGCTCGAAGTCTATTGCTGCAGAGATTGGGGACCCCTGCTGCGTTGCACTTGAATACCCTGATCTCACTGCGATGCATCCAAGCGAAGAACACCTACCTTTTAGAACTCATGGCGAAGTACCTAAACGCGGCGAACTACTGTCGCTGATTCCTGAGCATATCTGCCCGACGGTTAACCTGGCAGAAGAGGCTGTACTGATCGATGAGAATGGGTCTTTCTCGATCGCTCAGGTCAGCGCAAGGGCCCATGAAATAATGTTAACCAAGTCATAA
- the fdhD gene encoding formate dehydrogenase accessory sulfurtransferase FdhD — MNQVHNATQTCQVTRINGVTTMGLQDDLAVESPLTVVLEDWSRGVIRSENIAVTMRTPGEDANLGIGLLFTERLIRQRSDIESVQVVPAPSQTATVDKVVIKLRQGVTRAREPMLRRGHVHSSCGVCATVSPDDLQMPSDELPTSPTPNISANNIQQLIDHLRENQAIFQATGGLHAASIGNCQGHLLSTHEDIGRHNALDKLIGKKFFEQQLPLNDFVLLVSGRTSYELVHKAHIAGLRIVIGVGAASSLAVDYAIAAHMTLIGFARKNRLTIYTGEAQILENQL; from the coding sequence GTGAATCAAGTTCACAATGCCACCCAGACATGTCAAGTCACGCGCATCAATGGCGTAACAACGATGGGTCTTCAAGATGATCTTGCTGTAGAGTCACCGCTCACCGTCGTGCTAGAAGACTGGTCTCGTGGCGTCATCAGAAGCGAAAATATTGCTGTCACCATGCGAACTCCAGGCGAGGACGCCAATCTTGGAATTGGCCTTCTTTTTACCGAGAGATTGATACGCCAGCGAAGTGATATTGAGTCTGTACAAGTGGTGCCAGCTCCATCACAAACAGCGACCGTCGATAAGGTTGTCATAAAACTACGGCAAGGCGTCACCCGTGCCCGCGAACCAATGTTGCGTAGAGGGCATGTGCATTCAAGCTGTGGCGTCTGCGCCACCGTGAGCCCAGATGACCTTCAAATGCCTAGTGATGAGTTACCGACAAGCCCCACACCCAATATTAGCGCCAACAATATTCAACAACTCATTGACCACCTTCGGGAAAACCAAGCGATTTTTCAGGCGACCGGCGGCTTACATGCTGCCTCAATAGGAAACTGCCAAGGGCACCTACTTTCGACCCATGAAGATATTGGCCGACACAATGCTCTAGACAAACTTATTGGAAAGAAATTCTTCGAACAACAGCTACCGCTTAACGACTTTGTCCTACTAGTCAGTGGCCGAACAAGCTATGAACTTGTGCACAAGGCCCATATCGCTGGCCTTCGAATTGTCATTGGAGTCGGCGCCGCATCTTCACTTGCTGTTGACTACGCAATTGCCGCCCACATGACCCTCATTGGCTTTGCTCGAAAGAATCGATTGACCATTTATACGGGTGAAGCTCAGATCTTGGAGAATCAACTTTGA